A DNA window from Coffea arabica cultivar ET-39 chromosome 6c, Coffea Arabica ET-39 HiFi, whole genome shotgun sequence contains the following coding sequences:
- the LOC113692447 gene encoding uncharacterized protein: MRLKALLQESNGGKLKRGTIRNIASLFKTSVRTVQRIWKLAAITSTDGRVDVSRRFPKRCGRKRVVIDFTLIMAIPLPCRTNIRSLSSEMKVSKSTLHRQIKEGAIRPHSNALKPQLIDQNKQVRLNFCLSMLEPESLNSNPTFMSMFNVVHIDEKWFYMTKECEKYYLHPQEEEPLRTCKSKKFIVKVMFLAVVARPRFDCSGNPTFDGKIGIFPFVLKEPAKRSSKNRMAGTLETKPILSVTKEVYRRCLIEQVLPTIHAKWPRDGGSVTEILIQQDNAKPHINPTDPVFIEAASRDGFDIHLSFQPPNSPDMNVLDLGYFRAIQSLQHQEAPLSIDELILAVEKSFDQLSSESLNNVFLTLQSCMVEVMKNLGGNNYKVPHIGKHQLMKESCLPLQIECEKELVNQVLSHMQA, translated from the exons ATGAGATTAAAAG CTTTATTACAGGAAAGTAATGGCGGTAAATTGAAAAGGGGAACCATCAGGAACATTGCAAGCCTATTTAAAACAAGTGTTAGGACAGTTCAGAGAATTTGGAAGCTAGCAGCAATTACTTCTACAGATGGAAGAGTTGATGTATCACGCAGGTTTCCTAAAAGATGTGGAAGAAAACGAGTGGTTATTGATTTTACTTTGATCATGGCAATTCCTCTCCCGTGCCGGACAAACATCAGGTCACTTTCCAGTGAAATGAAAGTGTCCAAATCAACCCTTCACCGACAAATTAAAGAAGGTGCTATAAGGCCACACTCAAATGCACTCAAACCACAATTGATAGATCAGAATAAGCAAGTAAGGCTTAACTTTTGCTTGTCAATGCTTGAACCAGAAAGTCTCAACAGCAATCCAACATTTATGAGTATGTTCAATGTTGTGCATATTGATGAAAAGTGGTTTTACATGACTAAAGAATGTGAAAAATATTATCTTCATCCTCAAGAAGAAGAACCTCTTAGGACATGTAAGAGCAAAAAGTTCATTGTGAAAGTTATGTTCCTAGCTGTTGTTGCTCGACCACGTTTTGACTGCTCTGGTAACCCAACATTTGATGGGAAAATTGGGATTTTTCCTTTTGTACTCAAAGAACCAGCAAAGAGGAGTAGTAAAAATCGTATGGCAGGTACATTAGAAACTAAGCCAATATTGTCAGTGACCAAGGAAGTATATAGGAGATGTTTAATTGAACAGGTTTTGCCTACAATACATGCTAAATGGCCACGGGATGGTGGTAGTGTTACTGAAATTTTGATCCAACAGGATAATGCAAAACCACATATTAATCCCACTGATCCTGTATTTATTGAAGCTGCTTCTAGAGATGGATTTGATATTCACTTGTCATTTCAGCCTCCTAACAGTCCGGACATGAATGTTCTTGACTTGGGATATTTTAGAGCTATACAATCCTTGCAACATCAAGAAGCACCCTTGTCAATTGATGAGCTAATTCTTGCTGTGGAAAAGTCATTTGATCAATTATCAAGTGAAAGTCTAAACAATGTTTTCTTAACATTGCAATCATGTATGGTAGAGGTGATGAAAAATCTTGGGGGAAATAACTATAAAGTGCCACACATTGGGAAGCACCAATTAATGAAAGAAAGTTGTCTTCCACTGCAAATAGAATGTGAAAAAGAACTTGTGAATCAAGTTCTAAGTCATATGCAAGCATGA